A segment of the Gammaproteobacteria bacterium genome:
CGCACTATGGATTTCATTATTCCTGACAAAAAGTCCCCCCTCATTATCGCAGAGAGTTCTTTTTTGGTTACTACATCATCTGGACAGGGCGATAAATCGAAAACAGAAATTGCGGTTGGTAAACTTATCAAAAAACATTATCCTCATGCAAAATTCATTGGTTTTGTTGATGGGATAGGTTGGTATGTGAGAAAAGAGGACCTTAAACGCATGGTAGATGCGTATGACGATGTTTTCACATTTCACCCTGATGAATTAGAACGTTTCAAAAAATTGCTTTCGGAGACATTTAAGGATGCTTGATAAATATATTGACCAAATTATCCAGGGTGACAGTTTGTCGATGTTGCGGGAAATTCCCGACAACAGTGTTGACGTGACTTTTGCCGACCCCCCGTTCAATTTGAATAAGCGATATAACAGCACAAAGGATAATCTTGCTTTTCAAGAGTATTTGGAATGGTGCAAGCAATGGATTTATGAGATGGTGCGGATTACCAAGCCGTCAGGGAGCATTTTTGTTCACAATATTCCAAAGTGGTTAACTTATTACGCTGGATTTCTCAACGAACTAGCTGATTTCAAACATTGGATTGCATGGGATGCCCCTACTTCTCCTATGGGTAAATCATTGCAGCCTTCACATTATGGAATTCTTTATTATGCCAAAAAGCGAAAAGAGAACAAATTTTATGAGATAAGATACCCCCATAAACGTTGTCGGAAATGCAATTACCTTCACAAGGACTATGGTGGAAAAAAAAAGAAACTGCATCCATTTGGTCCTTTAGTTTCAGATGTGTGGACAGATATTCATCGGGTAAAGCATAATAAGTATCGCGATGAACATCCGTGTCAATTGCCCATACACTTACTAGAGAGGATCATTCTTATGTCAACTGATGAAGGAGACGTTGTTTTAGATCCTTTTTCAGGAACAGGAACAACGGCGATTGCTGCCAAACGATTGGGTAGACACTATATTGGTTTGGAAATAGATGAAGCGTATGTGCGTTCATCTGTAAATAAATTGCAACAAGAGGAGCCAAACTCTAAACTAGGAGATGCTTGGGTTAGTTATTACTTGGGCAAGGTTGTGACTATTCGAGATGTCGACTGGCCAATTATTTCACAGTATTTTGTAATTCCAGAACCTGTAGAGCTTATAGATAGAGTGTCTATAGAGTTTAAAGATGCAAAAGTGAAATCGCGAATAAAAAAACAAATGAAGGGATTGCCTTTATTCGAGAGCGAGTAAATGCGTGCCAACCATGCATTCACCCGACCCGCCTTCGGCGGTGGGCAAGCGGGGCGAATTGAGCAAAGTTTGGCTCTGGTAGAATGATGTGGAGACCGCCAGAGACGGCGGGCGGGTGATGCCCACGTTGGGCGTGTGCAGGGGCTTTTTGTACGGCACGTTGACAGGATGAAGTGTTTGCGCCGGTTGGGCGCGTCCCCGGCGATGGCCTGAAGCCTGCGCCTGCCGTACGGGTTGGCCTGGGGCGGGGTGTCTGGGC
Coding sequences within it:
- a CDS encoding site-specific DNA-methyltransferase; translated protein: MLDKYIDQIIQGDSLSMLREIPDNSVDVTFADPPFNLNKRYNSTKDNLAFQEYLEWCKQWIYEMVRITKPSGSIFVHNIPKWLTYYAGFLNELADFKHWIAWDAPTSPMGKSLQPSHYGILYYAKKRKENKFYEIRYPHKRCRKCNYLHKDYGGKKKKLHPFGPLVSDVWTDIHRVKHNKYRDEHPCQLPIHLLERIILMSTDEGDVVLDPFSGTGTTAIAAKRLGRHYIGLEIDEAYVRSSVNKLQQEEPNSKLGDAWVSYYLGKVVTIRDVDWPIISQYFVIPEPVELIDRVSIEFKDAKVKSRIKKQMKGLPLFESE